In one Oryza glaberrima chromosome 2, OglaRS2, whole genome shotgun sequence genomic region, the following are encoded:
- the LOC127764364 gene encoding cyclin-T1-1, which produces MGEGAAGSWYVTRDEVERGSPSRRDGVGAAKEAELRATYCSFIRDVGLRLQLPQVTIATATLLCHRFYLRQSHAKNEWQTVATVCVFLASKIEDTPCPLQRVIIVAYETMYRKDCHAAHRIFQKEVLEKQKELILVGETLLLSTIRFDFNIQHPYEPLKLALKKLGIFQMEVKQLAVNLINDAIRTTLVVQFKPHYIAAGSLYLAAKFNNFRLPSDGKVWWHEFDVAPKQLQAVIQQMTELFMGRNPCSMGPAIRPPPTPSLMERQQVIRPPPTPTLMERQPIIRPLPTPTLMESQHITHSLGAVMRHTHSSIRSLSNNFDREASRSLPLNIPANRKPTVCPARNEGNQSLRMHMGHSNGSDARFEKQYSRGALKADHVYHVVSGQKDLHVTGIRDLVRQKRTFHEVGEHPAPIDKSDTKSWIRKQHGRNVIVVDTKSSSWKKQKL; this is translated from the exons AtgggggagggcgcggcggggTCGTGGTACGTCACGAGGGATGAGGTCGAGAGGGGTTCGCCGTCGAGGAGGgatggcgtcggcgccgccaagGAGGCCGAGCTCCGGGCGACCTACTGCTCCTTCATCCGCGACGTCGGCCTCAGGCTGCAGCT gccTCAGGTGACAATCGCGACGGCAACCTTGCTCTGCCATCGCTTTTATCTCCGACAGTCTCACGCCAAGAACGAGTggcag ACCGTTGCAACTGTCTGCGTATTTCTTGCTTCGAAGATTGAAGACACGCCTTGCCCATTACAACGTGTCATCATTGTGGCATATGAAACCATGTACCGGAAAGACTGTCACGCTGCTCACAGAATCTTCCAGAAG GAAGTTCTTGAGAAGCAGAAAGAGCTCATTTTGGTAGGGGAGACGCTGTTGCTTTCAACAATTAGGTTTGATTTCAACATACAGCATCCTTATGAGCCACTAAAGCTCGCTCTCAAGAAGCTGGGCATTTTCCAGATGGAAGTGAAACAACTTGCGGTGAATCTAATAAATGATGC GATTCGGACTACTTTGGTTGTGCAGTTTAAACCTCACTACATAGCAGCAGGGTCCCTCTACCTTGCTGCTAAGTTTAATAATTTTAGACTTCCTTCTGATGGAAAAGTATGGTGGCATGAGTTTGATGTTGCTCCAAAGCAGTTACAAG CTGTTATCCAACAAATGACAGAGCTATTTATGGGAAGAAACCCATGCTCCATGGGTCCCGCCATCAGGCCACCGCCAACTCCAAGTCTGATGGAGAGACAGCAGGTGATCAGGCCACCACCAACTCCAACTCTGATGGAGAGACAGCCGATAATCAGGCCACTGCCAACTCCAACTCTGATGGAGAGTCAGCACATAACACACTCTTTGGGCGCTGTTATGAGGCATACACACTCTTCAATAAGAAGTCTAAGCAATAACTTTGATAGAGAGGCTTCTAGGTCTTTGCCTTTGAACATTCCAGCTAATCGCAAACCAACTGTTTGCCCAGCAAGGAATGAAGGCAATCAGTCACTGCGAATGCATATGGGTCATAGCAATGGCAGTGATGCAAGGTTTGAGAAACAATATTCCCGGGGAGCTCTGAAAGCAGATCATGTTTACCATGTTGTCAGCGGACAGAAGGATCTTCATGTGACAGGAATCAGGGACTTGGTTAGGCAGAAGAGAACATTCCATGAAGTTGGAGAGCATCCAGCTCCTATTGATAAATCTGACACTAAGTCCTGGATCAGGAAGCAACATGGAAGAAATGTGATAGTTGTTGACACTAAGTCATCATCTTGGAAGAAACAGAAGCTGTGA
- the LOC127761287 gene encoding putative F-box protein At5g62660, with the protein MNDDVVSEILLRLPAKAVLRSRAVCRTWRRITTAHYFITAYSRRRPLQLLGHTDPSDHFTSVYTLTSLPATAVPRIDDGGDIAGCRRLLQRGRFCLSLVTTCDGLLLFRRVQKGGMLICNPATRQLVNLPPVSPEPSSRPKDNELRTLGFYFHRPSREYRVLCHRPLLDNTTYILSTGAAEPRRLGGGPDYHRCAMFVGETIGDTVYWCRPRYLHNGKPQISSFDTVSEAFRLLSPPPVSLAEDELVDMIDMHVTPAVWTMTELHLDVWALDEEERWVRRLRVEMPPPPAPLAYWSKGSWKNAVATFESGGGGGGVQMVVVTWAWKLLYDDTNKDRRVVGHTIVPRHCGHFGHTNCWFHAYRESLVRVESCTPDLPPDGEPYLQFC; encoded by the exons ATGAACGACGACGTGGTGAGCGAGATCCTCCTGCGGTTGCCGGCGAAGGCCGTCctccgctcccgcgccgtctGCCGGACCTGGCGCCGCATCACCACCGCCCACTACTTCATCACCGCctactcccgccgccgcccgcttcaGCTCCTCGGCCACACGGACCCCAGCGATCACTTTACCTCCGTCTACACCTTGACCTCCCTCCCAGCCACGGCCGTTCCACgcatcgacgacggcggcgacatcgCCGGCTGCCGGCGTTTGCTTCAACGCGGCAGATTCTGCTTGAGCCTGGTCACTACCTGCGACGGCCTCCTGCTGTTCAGAAGAGTGCAGAAGGGGGGCATGCTCATCTGCAACCCGGCGACGCGGCAGCTCGTCAATCTACCGCCGGTGAGCCCTGAGCCGTCGTCGCGGCCAAAGGATAACGAGCTGCGGACACTGGGCTTCTACTTCCACCGGCCGTCCCGCGAGTACCGCGTGCTGTGCCACCGCCCACTCCTAGATAATACCACCTACATCctctccaccggcgccgccgagccacggcggctcggcggcggccctGACTATCACCGCTGCGCCATGTTCGTCGGCGAGACCATCGGCGACACCGTGTACTGGTGCCGCCCCCGTTACCTGCACAACGGCAAGCCACAGATATCGTCGTTCGACACGGTGTCGGAGGCGTTCCGCCTGCTGTCGCCGCCTCCGGTGAGCCTCGCCGAGGACGAACTGGTCGACATGATCGACATGCACGTCACGCCAGCCGTGTGGACGATGACCGAGCTGCACCTCGACGTCTGGGCCttggacgaggaggagaggtgggtgcggcggctgcgggtggagatgcctccgccgcccgcgccactCGCCTACTGGAGCAAGGGCAGCTGGAAGAACGCCGTGGCGACGTTcgagtccggcggcggcggcggcggcgtgcagatggtggtggtgacctGGGCTTGGAAGTTGCTGTACGACGACA CCAACAAGGACAGGAGGGTGGTGGGTCACACTATTGTTCCGAGACACTGTGGACATTTCGGGCACACCAATTGTTGGTTTCATGCCTACCGGGAGAGCCTCGTTAGGGTGGAATCTTGCACGCCGGACCTCCCGCCGGACGGCGAGCCGTATTTACAGTTCTGTTGA
- the LOC127763188 gene encoding pentatricopeptide repeat-containing protein At4g04790, mitochondrial-like encodes MWKRVLETTKKAAAAATATAATGPQLATRKNPSSSRRKAVTPATAVSPAALLRLKQAASSKRTNLPSTLPDAQDVAAVEDENPSGGFTKEILSILNGPDDADELRGAQAPPEESEDAEESVVNRILDTEWFAAPPPSNPLAAWRKEVAREKKKRYIFKNTESRRFTRLMQKCADKLGAEPALEFFGKLGRDTGAKEFNALIRICLGKAKECRDIDSAVEHIYRAYRLFELMRERGYQIVEDFYGPFLLYLVDVGMSEEFDMFSVFFKDANPQSSSRIAYYEMLLWIRAQDEEKIQELCRSVEDFNEEGDYDIAESYMLAFAESDRRLDFISLLESLDPTRILRSKYLLTIFQSLGRLELKNYAEKLLQQMRSKESGVGKFSSIIFEYASNMPNIAVEDVIVSFDRWHEQFEVAPSISASEKIISVCCKSSKISLALDVAECLCKSNPDMPVELFHPIIQACEQGSEFHMVHPIYDLMRRHKMKLKTETFRNMINLCVKMKDFEGAYRILTDAEESGDISTVSLYNAIMLGYFREKNHNGAQMVMAQMQIAGVKPDSETYCYLIFNCEFEEKISEYLDQLRQDGIHMSKHIYMSLVSAYARLGNFDMAKQVLQNKEIPPKYLNEIKSALIGALASNGKVLDGLIMYDEIKQSGCHLEPKSAIALIENTQTKGELDRLYQLLEELGDSNMWFDGCSRVLLYCVQHNHPNAAIGLLKQLKEKDEMSTYMVIDQVFSQIWDMDPVNLDFGMKILHAVKELGLNVSRTSLDFLLSACVKAKDSNRAQLIWTEYESAGLPHNVLTSLRMYQALLLSQKKKATKKLLRKIPKEDVHVRYIIDSCQRAYCSQNLKLPSASRSSSIKRAASKAGSTCKPAASGTEVFRNEAEEAHTGP; translated from the exons atgtgGAAGAGAGTTCTGGAGACGACgaagaaggccgccgccgccgctaccgctaCCGCCGCAACTGGCCCGCAGCTCGCCACGCGGAAAAAcccttcctccagccgccgcaAGGCCGTCACGCCGGCCACCGCGGTCTCCCCCGCCGCACTCCTCCGCCTCAAGCAGGCCGCCTCCTCGAAGAGGACCAACCTGCCCTCCACCCTCCCCGACGCCCAAG ATGTAGCCGCTGTGGAGGACGAGAACCCTTCCGGCGGTTTCACCAAGGAGATCCTGTCCATCTTGAATG GACCTGATGATGCGGATGAATTGAGGGGGGCGCAAGCGCCACCGGAGGAGTCTGAAGATGCCGAAGAGTCTGTCGTGAACAGGATACTGGACACGGAGTGGTTTGCGGCGCCACCACCTAGCAACCCACTGGCGGCCTGGCGGAAGGAGGTGGCAAGGGAGAAGAAGAAACGGTACATATTCAAGAACACAGAGAGCCGCCGCTTCACCAGGTTGATGCAGAAGTGCGCCGATAAGCTTGGAGCAGAGCCCGCGCTTGAATTCTTTGGGAAGCTGGGGAGGGATACTGGGGCTAAGGAGTTTAATGCTTTGATCAGGATTTGTTTGGGCAAGGCAAAGGAATGCAGGGATATTGACTCAGCAGTGGAGCATATTTATAGGGCATATCGCCTCTTTGAGCTGATGAGAGAAAGGGGTTATCAGATTGTGGAAGATTTTTATGGACCATTCCTTCTGTATCTGGTGGATGTAGGGATGTCAGAGGAGTTTGATATGTTCAGTGTGTTCTTTAAGGATGCAAATCCACAGTCCAGCTCGAGAATAGCTTATTACGAGATGTTGTTATGGATTAGAGCTCAAGATGAAGAAAAGATTCAAGAACTTTGCCGCTCTGTTGAAGACTTCAATGAAGAAGGTGACTATGATATAGCAG AAAGTTATATGCTGGCCTTTGCTGAAAGCGACAGGAGGCTGGATTTCATCAGCTTGCTTGAGTCACTTGATCCAACAAGAATTTTACGCTCAAAGTACTTATTGACCATATTCCAGTCTTTGGGTAGGTTAGAATTGAAGAACTATGCTGAGAAGCTTCTTCAGCAGATGAGGTCGAAAG AATCTGGTGTTGGAAAATTTTCATCGATAATATTTGAGTATGCTTCAAATATGCCAAACATAGCG GTTGAAGATGTTATAGTATCATTCGATAGATGGCATGAGCAGTTTGAGGTAGCACCCTCTATTTCTGCATCTGAGAAGATCATCTCTGTTTGTTGCAAATCGTCAAAG ATCAGCTTAGCTCTTGATGTAGCTGAGTGCTTATGTAAATCCAACCCCGATATGCCAGTTGAATTGTTTCATCCAATAATACAGGCCTGTGAACAAGGCTCTGAATTTCACATG GTTCATCCAATATATGATTTGATGCGTCGCCACAAGATGAAATTGAAAACCGAAACATTCAGAAACATGATAAATTTATGTGTAAAGATGAAAGAT TTTGAAGGTGCTTACCGTATACTCACAGATGCAGAAGAGTCTGGGGATATATCCACTGTAAGCCTGTATAATGCTATCATGCTTGGATATTTCAGAGAG AAAAACCACAATGGAGCACAGATGGTCATGGCGCAAATGCAGATTGCCGGAGTAAAACCAGATTCTGAAACATACTGTTATTTGATATTTAACTGTGAGTTCGAAGAGAAAATCTCTGAG TATCTTGATCAATTACGGCAAGATGGAATACACATGtccaagcatatatatatgtcactaGTTAGTGCATATGCAAGACTTGGGAATTTTGACATGGCTAAACAG GTTCTCCAAAACAAGGAAATACCACCTAAGTACCTCAATGAAATTAAGAGTGCGCTTATAGGAGCTCTTGCATCAAATGGGAAGGTATTAGATGGACTTATCATGTATGATGAAATCAAGCAATCTGGATGCCACCTTGAGCCAAAATCAGCAATAGCCCTGATT gAGAATACCCAAACAAAAGGTGAGCTGGATAGACTGTATCAACTTCTGGAAGAGCTTGGTGACTCAAACATGTGGTTTGACGGGTGCAGTAGAGTACTTCTGTACTGTGTTCAGCACAATCACCCTAA TGCCGCCATTGGTTTGCTTAAGCAGCTTAAGGAGAAAGATGAAATGAGTACATATATGGTTATTGATCAG GTCTTCAGTCAAATATGGGATATGGATCCTGtaaatttggattttggaatGAAGATTCTCCATGCTGTGAAAGAGCTTGGGCTTAATGTTTCTCGGACAAGCCTTGACTTTCTTCTTAGTGCTTGTGTAAAGGCAAAGGATTCAAATCGTGCCCAGCTGATATGGACAGAATATGAATCTGCTGGCCTTCCACATAATGTACTGACTTCCTTGAG GATGTATCAGGCTCTTTTGTTGTCCCAGAAGAAGAAGGCGACTAAGAAGTTGCTGCGGAAGATACCAAAGGAAGATGTTCATGTGCGTTACATAATAGATTCTTGTCAAAGGGCATACTGCAGCCAGAATCTTAAGCTACCTTCTGCCAGTAGGTCCAGTTCAATAAAGAGAGCTGCTTCCAAG GCTGGGAGCACCTGTAAGCCTGCTGCTTCAGGAACCGAGGTGTTTCGAAATGAAGCCGAAGAGGCACATACTGGCCCTTGA